A section of the Brachyhypopomus gauderio isolate BG-103 chromosome 13, BGAUD_0.2, whole genome shotgun sequence genome encodes:
- the lmtk3 gene encoding uncharacterized protein lmtk3 isoform X3: MPQHCWMIVLTGVMWSFNPEGALGAPQREVSVSRDGSLSPPPYVVILISCSGLVSFILLLLTCLCCKRGGVGFNEFDNTEGEECSGASSPAPEDSLSSCPSLPEVYTLPVRDRSCPALPNGTDSRSQSFRRHALNYLQEIGNGWFGKVILAEVLCDCSSPQAVVKELKVSASPLEQRKFLAEAEPYRSLQHPNILQCLGQFSESVPYLLVMEFCQLGDLKRYLRAQRKSDGMTPDLLNRDLLTLQRMAYEITSGLLHLHENNYIHSDLALRNCLLTSDLTVRIGDYGLSHNHYKEDYYLTPDKLWIPLRWIAPELLEEFRGDLVVTDQTKSSNVWSLGVVIWELFEFGAQPHRHLSDEEVLTFVIKDRQITLAQPRLKLSHADYWYEVMQSCWLPPSQRPTVNEVFILLSSLLAVEQGRKQRSGTDDEDEEEYEEEHCRGRRGESEESFERRWDSLRPIAFQAATGQRHRGREYGRENGCFRGNSNSFPLLDPVITPSSSELDDILTVTETSKGLNFEYLWEKAHGRRGYKPLPPPQPIPAPNSSHRQSLDTPTVVPVISARSPSLASEYYIRLEEHTPQDKSPILKAKASTLHRESVSPGDMELIELRRGTLGKDKPATGYKSNFPQAAPQTVQTVRASEVQVLVPNTGLVEFSKEVCSRVTDFAIVDVGDRIEDEVKTDQSPECSQAPILPPKPRSMSTSSGKHLHSRPLPVPPSIYPRPYGLGHHYPVSSYPTNKSEASDPLYMSSCSTSKVNLDHLGFSRTHQTLPPSPSLSPSIPQSSGGHSMFPTPQTCPPPLPPHHRLQRGRYHGYSGETFPRHNKNPTVHLQRDPLSCDFTDKQTADSSMTHLLSLHNSRDGTDSYLMDRDSPTGRESPYARMTHSQSTIPDTERKLSSSPASLEEYDNSPFMSPTISSNGIAVEHTDLPDDPDPATVELFSRGMKRTQSRLATILPAIWKEDAALHGDRVAAARKSPMHLFLTEISNEPSDSNMGETSWGKEDEKEGGLQGMHSSHSATQVWRADGGLLTGPDNGTKKSDLFLTEIDTAMSDCEDVYDGEGGTPVSRFGTTPFPFAHPQDFPMYADAEEAYSQGMKRSHSLLSDITTETEASEPQKSEMTREEFLKEIQSAETFLTEIITRQQEASPSPMRVSPEYESICIDAESLQTISFESERSPGKPHSDRKEAIYAQVTKRAKRSEIKVAMRPEIPVLQIASELQNLKTEQNIDTDIHSAKTASDWVSQSTVDFVPSGILPNAGLLKVQLSLPVTDEPEAEVTGDGQEQFGFDVSPHTVKFGDGVEVLAQSDIQYPASNVTDTSEDTEIHVDGSSVQSRPREGESHATDQVMLDVMRITKATVHGCGLSEIAERPLGLNKSELTNVENTPESDRSSRMFSRAGPVSPQVTPHILPMESHQIDSEQPTLTDRNINLSPRHECEQIETSTEKVNAVGSRSSLDDTGTHAFPLPLAREPNSDQSLSTITPTDSAMSPLTSSSMDCLTPGDSWSCGGGTGWRVLDPETPHRDSAYFSDSDWDAVEGVPRRGSDGLISSRPASGRAGERPTLMGIEENTEVEDDSLIRHGRLDRDKTKNNEIVKDFFPEKDEVIWSCSDVIEAVEKSITVSNTEDNTVLIDRLFSTIEEKPLIIHDVPQHNFQISSLLDSSQKIEFHKSSKNLPLLPETMTESPEKPNKSNTLEETAGSHVYYKGKKYDSSPDRQIQEQLAVSDNSESRLSQFYSFQLKNSTSISNIQFNDKSNNKDSQCGLSHSIWSETKIPSVTQKPDVHEEDANELGLRNLACSDERGEEQEKTAPDTQKQLAAAELCFSAQTSTETEQVPSTEPPQCFADFDKNDSKEFELRAKELWNAVEEEKCAVSILKGEFGCRQFQQGDLHLWPAENDQWASTENDQWASTENDQWASAEIQRHKEELGSEFFSGLGQNKLSEEEKMIMGCEFWEAEANDELAKSEPHPTLLDTHDISNEERQEHVEYFMLHRQCPSSVQEAPGTQQVSLQRMDAHQEENLENPAVEATKIDCDENEENPGVEIAETDCEENMENPGVEIAETDHDVKCNKVPVGNLEQSEHKILTQLNNVGSMGSTAPCSNVYIQNKEDDEGENQNFNRLGNAIMTGECPYENTASKKDGVVSTPSLTDTPRYENMEKQTESHHFTNHDYSVAINHTWIPAVYDMETLVTVPLAELTNPSVTTHPTVKLHLASLRQDSYDREHGRQEEDTPHRETREVIFFEKDRSDSPSCPSLTANTETETCSLHSRDGQCYSSAFVSLEIVDCDASQHVEMSDCQGTSNYPNTVHHIEIKSSANLQTANDQPWPDIPDNETLAVFSNDANSLDLSGGECLISTHNKGITANLGQKTHMSLITGDQPSLVSDHITEDDTNPPASQTSVNSVPELLISDWKHLDEEPLEDFEKLEKLCCISGDEDLGDLFLENLELLESLKKNHESLAMCANTEVDRIRSGASDDSKPSKHDEISCVSLATSQGLENEKSPEDAQLLLEKKEEFNVSSPHSSCKTSESIKGQRSLSQKPTGNGLMIQVCEEKLQYSLSENVKTNVLWRSVASDSVTPPWGGASPAPPPWGVANPAAQTAALLEDSQGSDTKEGGAVCSAEACGAGAPPRGAELHDVSPAPPAANQAMKGFWEGGEHRMGRRRTMSTGSDAEEDEEEEQDDELSRRVIIVTETDVHKRVGLRSLLKSPKERPDQDNRDHGRNVSFFDDVTVYLFDQETPTNELSSGSAPTSPSPLGKPAHFDGLGASNHKASKTKDLTKSRCPAGVSTVPSSRFTVSPADDPHLV, from the exons ATGCCACAACACTGCTGGATGATTGTTCTGACGGGGGTGATGTGGTCCTTCAACCCAGAAGGAGCGTTGGGAGCCCCGCAGCGAGaag TTTCAGTCTCGCGGGACGGCtcgctctctcctccaccctatGTGGTCATTCTCATCTCCTGCTCTGGCCTGGTCTCCTTCATTCTCCTGCTCCTCACCTGCCTCTGCTGTAAAAGGGGGGGAGTGGGATTCAAT GAGTTTGATAACACCGAGGGAGAGGAGTGTTCTGGAGCgtccagcccagctcctgaagaTAGTCTGTCCTCATGTCCATCTCTGCCAGAGGTCTACACACTGCCTGTGCGAGACCGGTCATGTCCTGCATTGCCCAATGGGACAG ACTCCAGGTCTCAGAGTTTTCGGAGACATGCCCTCAACTACCTGCAGGAGATCGGAAATGGATGGTTTGGGAAG gtGATCTTGGcagaggtgctgtgtgactgcaGCTCCCCCCAGGCAGTGGTGAAGGAGCTAAAAGTGAGCGCCAGCCCCCTGGAGCAGCGCAAGTTCCTGGCTGAGGCCGAGCCATACAG AAGCCTCCAGCATCCCAACATCCTGCAGTGTCTTGGGCAGTTCAGTGAAAGCGTTCCTTATCTGCTGGTTATGGAGTTCTGCCAGTTG GGAGACCTAAAAAGATATCTGAGAGCTCAACGGAAATCAGATGGCATGACCCCTGACCTTTTAAACCGTGACCTACTGACTTTGCAGCGAATGGCATATGAGATCACCTCTGGTCTCCTGCACCTTCATGAAAATAACTACATACACAG TGACCTGGCTTTGAGAAACTGTCTGCTAACCTCTGACCTGACGGTTAGGATCGGTGACTATGGCCTGTCACACAACCACTATAAG GAGGACTACTATCTGACCCCAGATAAGCTGTGGATTCCTTTACGCTGGATTGCACCAGAGCTGTTGGAGGAGTTCCGAGGAGATCTGGTGGTCACAGACCAGACCAAGTCTAGCAATGTGTG GTCTTTGGGTGTGGTGATATGGGAGCTGTTTGAGTTTGGTGCTCAGCCACACAGACATCTGAGCGATGAAGAAGTCCTTACCTTCGTCATCAAGGACAGGCAGATTACACTGGCCCAACCTCGTCTCAAACTGTCTCATGCAGACTACTG gtatgaggTAATGCAGTCATGCTGGCTTCCCCCCTCTCAGCGTCCAACAGTGAATGaagtcttcatcctcctctcctctctcctggcTGTGGAGCAGGGGAGGAAACAGAGAAGTGGTACagatgatgaggatgaagaaGAGTATGAGGAAGAACAttgcagagggaggagaggagagagtgaagagTCATTTGAAAGGCGATGGGATTCCCTCCGCCCCATCGCATTCCAGGCAGCCACAGGCCAGAGGCATAGAGGGAGAGAATATGGCAGGGAAAATGGATGTTTCCGGGGGAACAGTAACTCCTTCCCTTTGCTGGATCCAGTGATCACTCCTTCATCGTCTGAGCTTGATGACATTCTGACAGTGACTGAAACTAGCAAAGGGTTAAACTTTGAATACCTCTGGGAGAAGGCACATGGCAGAAGGGGTTACAAACCTCTTCCCCCCCCTCAGCCAATACCTGCGCCTAACTCTAGTCACCGGCAATCTCTGGACACGCCCACAGTGGTTCCTGTCATCAGTGCTCGAAGCCCATCATTGGCCAGCGAATATTACATCCGCCTGGAGGAGCACACCCCCCAGGATAAATCCCCTATTCTTAAAGCGAAAGCATCCACATTACACAGAGAGTCGGTTAGCCCTGGAGACATGGAGTTGATAGAGCTTCGAAGAGGGACACTGGGCAAGGATAAACCTGCTACTGGTTACAAAAGCAATTTTCCACAAGCTGCTCCTCAGACAGTTCAGACTGTGCGGGCCAGTGAAGTGCAGGTCCTGGTGCCGAACACAGGACTGGTTGAGTTTAGCAAAGAAGTTTGCTCCAGAGTGACAGATTTTGCAATagttgatgttggagacagaATAGAGGATGAGGTGAAGACAGATCAAAGCCCAGAGTGTTCCCAAGCACCCATACTCCCTCCAAAACCCCGATCCATGTCCACTTCTTCAGGGAAGCATCTACACTCGCGTCCCCTGCCTGTTCCTCCATCCATATACCCCCGGCCATACGGGCTGGGTCACCACTACCCTGTGTCCTCTTACCCCACAAACAAATCAGAGGCTTCAGATCCACTATATATGAGCAGCTGTTCCACATCTAAAGTCAACCTGGACCATTTGGGGTTCAGCCGCACCCACCAGACATTgcctccatccccctctctctctccttccattcCTCAATCTTCTGGGGGTCACTCCATGTTTCCTACCCCTCAGACctgtcctccacctctccctccccatCACAGGCTCCAGAGAGGTCGTTATCATGGTTACTCGGGTGAGACATTTCCCAGACATAACAAAAACCCTACAGTGCACTTGCAGAGAGACCCACTGAGCTGTGATTTTACTGACAAGCAAACTGCTGACAGCAGCATGACACATTTGCTGTCCTTGCACAATTCAAGGGATGGCACAGATTCATACTTGATGGACAGGGACTCCCCAACAGGCAGAGAGTCACCCTATGCCAGAATGACTCATTCACAGTCCACGATTCCAGACACTGAAAGAAAGTTATCCTCCAGTCCAGCAAGCTTGGAGGAATATGATAATTCCCCCTTCATGTCTCCCACCATTTCCAGCAATGGCATTGCCGTTGAGCACACTGACCTGCCTGATGATCCAGACCCTGCTACGGTTGAGCTCTTTTCCAGAGGTATGAAGCGAACCCAGTCTCGCCTCGCCACCATTCTCCCAGCCATCTGGAAGGAAGATGCCGCACTGCATGGTGATCGGGTTGCAGCAGCTAGAAAGTCCCCGATGCACCTGTTCCTGACAGAAATCTCCAATGAACCCTCAGACTCAAACATGGGAGAAACCTCTTGGGGCAAGGAAgatgagaaagagggaggtCTTCAAGGGATGCATAGCTCTCACTCAGCCACACAGGTGTGGAGGGCAGACGGGGGCTTGCTGACTGGACCAGACAATGGTACCAAAAAGAGTGATTTGTTTCTTACTGAGATTGACACTGCAATGTCAGACTGTGAAGACGTCTATGATGGTGAGGGGGGAACCCCAGTGTCCCGCTTCGGAACCACACCTTTTCCTTTCGCACACCCCCAAGACTTTCCGATGTATGCTGATGCTGAGGAAGCATACTCACAAGGAATGAAGAGGTCTCACTCCCTGTTGTCTGACATAACCACTGAGACTGAGGCATCTGAGCCTCAGAAAAGTGAAATGACCAGAGAGGAATTCCTAAAAGAAATCCAGTCGGCTGAGACCTTTCTCACTGAAATAATAACGAGACAACAGGAAGCAAGTCCTTCACCTATGCGGGTATCCCCTGAGTATGAGTCGATATGTATTGACGCCGAATCCTTGCAGACTATCAGCTTCGAATCAGAAAGATCACCAGGGAAGCCACACAGTGACAGGAAAGAGGCAATTTATGCTCAGGTTACCAAGAGAGCAAAAAGGAGTGAAATAAAAGTTGCAATGCGTCCAGAGATTCCGGTGCTGCAGATAGCATCAGAATTACAAAACCTTAAAACAGAGCAAAACATAGATACTGACATCCATTCAGCCAAAACAGCATCAGATTGGGTGTCTCAAAGCACTGTTGACTTTGTTCCTTCAGGCATCCTACCCAATGCAGGACTTCTTAAAGTCCAACTGTCTCTTCCTGTGACAGACGAACCTGAAGCTGAGGTGACTGGCGATGGACAAGAACAGTTTGGCTTTGATGTATCTCCCCATACTGTGAAGTTTGGGGATGGAGTAGAGGTGTTGGCACAGTCAGACATCCAGTACCCAGCGAGCAATGTAACAGACACTAGTGAGGACACTGAGATACATGTGGACGGCAGCTCTGTACAGTCACGACCAAGGGAAGGTGAAAGCCATGCTACTGACCAAGTGATGTTAGATGTAATGCGTATCACAAAAGCAACAGTTCATGGTTGTGGTTTGTCTGAAATCGCAGAACGGCCTCTTGGTCTAAACAAGTCAGAACTGACAAATGTTGAGAACACTCCTGAGTCAGACCGCAGCTCAAGAATGTTTTCCAGAGCAGGTCCTGTCTCCCCTCAGGTTACGCCCCACATCTTACCAATGGAGAGTCATCAAATAGACAGTGAGCAACCTACTTTGACTGACAGAAACATAAATTTAAGCCCCAGACATGAGTGTGAACAGATAGAAACCTCAACAGAGAAAGTCAATGCAGTTGGTTCCAGATCGTCATTGGATGATACAGGCACACATGCATTCCCACTGCCCTTGGCCCGAGAACCAAATTCGGACCAGTCACTGTCCACAATTACACCCACAGACTCTGCCATGTCACCTCTTACCTCCAGCTCAATGGACTGCCTCACTCCTGGAGACTCATGGAGTTGTGGGGGCGGAACAGGTTGGAGGGTCCTTGATCCTGAAACCCCTCACCGGGACTCTGCGTACTTTTCAGACAGTGACTGGGATGCTGTTGAAGGGGTACCCCGAAGGGGAAGTGATGGGTTGATATCCTCCCGCCCTGCCAGTGGCAGAGCTGGAGAGAGACCTACATTGATGGGGATTGAGGAGAATACTGAGGTGGAGGATGACAGTCTAATAAGGCATGGACGTTTGGACagagacaaaacaaaaaataatgaGATTGTTAAAGATTTTTTTCCAGAAAAAGATGAAGTTATATGGAGTTGTAGTGATGTCATAGAGGCAGTGGAGAAAAGCATTACTGTATCAAATACTGAAGACAACACAGTACTTATCGACAGGTTGTTCTCCACAATAGAGGAAAAGCCACTGATAATCCATGACGTGCCACAGCATAATTTTCAAATATCTTCTCTCCTTGATTCTAGTCAAAAAATAGAGTTTCACAAATCAAGTAAAAATTTACCATTGCTTCCTGAAACAATGACAGAATCTCCAGAAAAGCCCAATAAATCAAACACTCTGGAGGAAACTGCGGGATCTCATGTTTATTACAAAGGCAAGAAATATGATTCCTCACCAGACAGACAAATTCAGGAGCAACTGGCAGTGTCAGACAACAGTGAATCCAGATTGTCTCAGTTTTACAGCTTTCAATTAAAAAATTCAACATCCATCAGCAACATTCAATTTAATGATAAATCCAACAATAAAGATTCACAGTGTGGCTTATCCCACTCCATCTGGTCTGAGACAAAAATTCCTTCAGTAACCCAGAAACCAGATGTACACGAGGAAGATGCCAATGAGCTAGGCCTGAGGAACCTGGCATGTTCTGATGAACGTGGGGAAGAGCAGGAAAAGACAGCACCAGACACCCAGAAACAGTTAGCTGCAGCTGAGCTCTGTTTCTCAGCCCAGACATCCACTGAGACAGAGCAGGTGCCTTCAACAGAGCCGCCTCAATGTTTTGCTGACTTTGATAAGAATGATTCAAAGGAATTTGAGCTGAGAGCAAAAGAATTGTGGAATGCTGTTGAAGAGGAAAAATGTGCAGTCAGTATTCTGAAGGGGGAATTTGGCTGCCGACAGTTCCAGCAAGGAGATCTACACTTGTGGCCTGCAGAAAATGACCAGTGGGCCTCCACTGAAAATGACCAGTGGGCCTCCACTGAAAATGACCAGTGGGCATCAGCTGAGATTCAGAGGCACAAAGAGGAATTAGGCTCAGAGTTTTTCTCAGGTTTAGGACAAAACAAGCTGTCAGAGGAAGAAAAAATGATCATGGGCTGTGAATTTTGGGAAGCAGAGGCCAATGATGAACTAGCGAAGAGTGAACCTCACCCCACTCTCCTCGACACACATGACATCTCCAATGAAGAAAGGCAAGAACACGTTGAGTATTTTATGTTGCACAGACAGTGTCCAAGCAGTGTCCAGGAAGCTCCTGGAACTCAACAGGTGTCACTGCAGAGGATGGATGCCCATCAGGAGGAGAACTTGGAGAATCCTGCGGTGGAAGCTACAAAGATAGACTGTGATGAAAACGAGGAGAATCCTGGCGTGGAAATTGCAGAGACAGATTGTGAGGAAAATATGGAGAATCCTGGCGTAGAAATAGCAGAGACAGACCATGATGTGAAGTGTAACAAGGTGCCAGTGGGTAATCTGGAGCAGTCAGAGCACAAAATTCTTACCCAGTTGAATAATGTTGGCAGCATGGGCTCTACTGCCCCATGTTCCAATGTGTATATACAAAATAAGGAAGACGATGAAGGAGAGAATCAGAACTTCAATAGACTGGGGAATGCCATTATGACTGGGGAATGCCCTTATGAGAATACAGCCAGCAAAAAAGATGGTGTAGTGAGCACACCATCACTTACTGACACACCGAGATATGAAAACATGGAAAAGCAGACGGAATCTCACCATTTCACAAATCATGACTACAGTGTGGCAATTAATCACACATGGATCCCAGCAGTATATGATATGGAGACTTTGGTCACGGTCCCCCTAGCAGAGCTGACAAATCCATCTGTCACAACTCATCCCACAGTTAAACTTCATCTGGCATCATTACGCCAGGACAGTTATGACAGGGAACATGGCAGACAAGAGGAGGACACACCACACAGGGAGACAAGGGAGGTTATATTTTTTGAAAAAGACAGATCAGATTCTCCATCCTGTCCCAGTCTTACAGCTAACACTGAAACAGAGACGTGCTCCCTCCACAGCAGAGATGGTCAGTGCTACTCCTCTGCCTTCGTTTCTTTGGAGATCGTAGACTGTGATGCTTCTCAGCATGTAGAGATGTCTGATTGccaaggcacaagcaattaccCAAATACAGTGCACCATATAGAGATCAAGTCTAGTGCAAATTTACAGACAGCAAATGACCAGCCCTGGCCTGATATCCCAGACAATGAAACTCTAGCAGTCTTCTCTAATGATGCTAATTCTTTAGATCTGTCTGGAGGAGAATGCTTAATCAGTACTCACAACAAAGGCATCACAGCAAATCTCGGACAAAAAACACATATGTCACTTATCACTGGAGATCAGCCTAGCCTGGTCTCAGACCATATCACTGAGGATGACACAAATCCACCAGCCTCCCAGACCTCCGTGAACTCCGTCCCTGAGCTGCTGATCTCAGACTGGAAGCACCTGGACGAGGAGCCATTAGAGGATTTTGAGAAGCTCGAAAAGTTGTGCTGCATTTCTGGAGATGAAGATCTTGGAGATCTATTTTTGGAAAACTTAGAACTCCTtgaatctttgaaaaaaaatcaTGAATCCTTAGCAATGTGTGCTAACACAGAGGTTGACCGGATCCGTTCAGGAGCTTCAGATGACAGCAAGCCATCCAAGCATGATGAAATCTCATGTGTTTCCCTGGCAACATCACAAGGGTTAGAGAATGAGAAGAGCCCAGAAGACGCCCAGCTTTTATTGGAGAAGAAGGAGGAATTTAATGTCTCATCACCTCATTCATCATGCAAAACAAGTGAGAGTATTAAAGGCCAGCGGTCACTGTCACAAAAACCAACTGGAAATGGACTAATGATACag GTTTGCGAAGAAAAGTTACAGTACTCTCTCAGTGAAAACGTTAAGACCAACGTGTTGTGGAGGTCTGTTGCGTCTGACAGTGTTACTCCACCTTGGGGCGGCGCCAGCCCTGCTCCGCCTCCTTGGGGAGTGGCCAACCCTGCTGCACAAACTGCTGCTTTATTAGAGGACTCCCAGGGATCTGACAC TAAAGAGGGAGGAGCTGTGTGCAGTGCAGAGGCGTGTGGAGCTGGAGCACCGCCCCGTGGGGCGGAGCTGCACGATGTCAGCCCTGCCCCTCCTGCAGCCAACCAAGCTATGAAAG GGTTCTGGGAGGGTGGAGAGCACAGAATGGGTCGGAGGAGGACTATGTCAACAGGAAGTGATGCAGAAGAAGACGAGGAAGAAGAGCAGGATGACGAGTTATCCAGAAGAGTGATCATAGTTACAGAAACAGATGTTCACAAGAGAGTGGGCTTGAGGAGTCTGCTAAAGTCACCCAAGGAACGTCCAGACCAAGACAACCGGGACCACGGACGCAATGTGTCCTTTTTTGATGATGTCACAGTCTATCTTTTTGATCAG